From a single Vitis vinifera cultivar Pinot Noir 40024 chromosome 18, ASM3070453v1 genomic region:
- the LOC100252912 gene encoding V-type proton ATPase subunit G1, which yields MDSMKGQGGIQMLLTAEQEARQIISSAKNLKLTRLKQAKEEAEREVKLYHSNMEAAHQKKISETSGSSGSSVKRLDEETAMRIQSLKESASRVSSDVVAMLIKHVTTVKA from the exons atggattccatgaAAGGACAAGGAGGCATCCAGATGCTGCTGACTGCAGAGCAGGAGGCCCGACAGATTATTTCCAGCGCTAAAAACT TAAAGTTGACGAGGTTGAAACAAGCTAAAGAAGAAGCTGAGAGGGAAGTGAAACTCTACCACTCCAATATGGAAGCTGCCCACCAGAAGAAAATTTCTGAG ACGAGTGGGAGCAGTGGGTCAAGTGTAAAACGGCTTGATGAAGAAACTGCAATGAGGATTCAAAGCTTGAAAGAGTCTGCTTCTAGGGTTTCATCAGATGTTGTTGCCATGCTCATCAAGCATGTCACAACGGTGAAAGCTTGA